The following are encoded in a window of Flavobacterium cupriresistens genomic DNA:
- a CDS encoding DUF3703 domain-containing protein, whose product MKFNTLLPKELAPYYNEELKKYQIEYTANNLKAAWNHLERAHIIGQKFPISHTYVHWKMLRFGFKIKSKKEILGQIPRLIFGGVKSFVGKIPTGNLGGANVPPLKSFPIEEEIKNIFHKAGVSYN is encoded by the coding sequence ATGAAATTTAATACATTACTTCCAAAAGAATTAGCCCCCTATTATAATGAGGAATTAAAAAAATATCAAATTGAATATACTGCCAATAATTTAAAAGCTGCCTGGAATCATCTGGAAAGAGCCCATATTATAGGGCAAAAGTTTCCGATTTCGCATACTTATGTACACTGGAAGATGTTACGATTCGGATTCAAAATAAAAAGTAAAAAAGAAATTCTTGGGCAAATTCCTCGTCTGATCTTTGGTGGTGTAAAATCATTTGTAGGTAAAATTCCCACAGGAAATCTCGGAGGTGCCAATGTCCCTCCTTTAAAATCTTTTCCAATTGAAGAAGAAATAAAAAATATATTCCATAAAGCTGGTGTAAGCTATAATTGA
- the lpdA gene encoding dihydrolipoyl dehydrogenase: protein MKYDVIVLGSGPGGYVTAIRASQLGFKVAVVEKENLGGVCLNWGCIPTKALLKSAQVFDYLKHASDYGLKVTEFDKDFPAVVQRSRNVADGMSKGVQFLMKKNKIDVIEGFGKLKPGKKLDVTDKDNKVTEYSADHIIIATGARSRELPNLPQDGVKVIGYRQAMTLPTQPKSMIIVGSGAIGVEFAHFYNSMGTDVTIVEFMPNVVPVEDEDISKQFERSLKKAGIKVMTNSSVEKLDTTGAGVKATVKTAKGEEILEADIVLSAVGIKTNIENIGLEEVGIAVDRDKILVNAYNQTNIPGYYAIGDVTPGQALAHVASAEGINCVEKIAGLHVDPIDYGNVPGCTYATPEIASVGLTEKQAKEKGYELKIGKFPFSASGKAKASGNSDGFVKVIFDAKYGEWLGCHMIGAGVTDMIAEAVVARKLETTGHEILKSIHPHPTMSEAVMEAVADAYGEVIHL from the coding sequence ATGAAATACGACGTTATTGTTTTAGGAAGTGGTCCTGGTGGATATGTAACAGCTATTAGAGCTTCACAATTAGGTTTTAAAGTAGCGGTAGTTGAAAAAGAAAACTTAGGTGGTGTATGTTTAAACTGGGGATGTATCCCAACAAAAGCATTATTAAAATCGGCTCAGGTTTTTGATTATTTGAAACATGCTTCAGACTACGGATTAAAAGTTACTGAATTCGACAAAGACTTCCCAGCAGTGGTACAACGTAGTCGTAATGTTGCAGACGGAATGAGCAAAGGAGTTCAGTTTCTAATGAAAAAGAACAAAATTGACGTTATCGAAGGTTTTGGAAAACTAAAACCAGGGAAAAAACTGGACGTTACAGACAAAGACAATAAAGTTACCGAATATAGTGCAGATCATATTATTATTGCTACAGGAGCACGTTCTCGTGAGTTACCAAACTTACCACAAGATGGTGTAAAAGTAATTGGATACCGTCAGGCAATGACCTTACCAACACAACCAAAATCTATGATCATTGTAGGTTCAGGAGCCATTGGTGTTGAATTTGCACATTTCTACAACTCAATGGGAACAGATGTTACTATTGTAGAATTTATGCCAAATGTAGTACCGGTAGAAGACGAAGATATTTCAAAACAATTTGAAAGATCTTTGAAAAAAGCAGGTATCAAAGTAATGACTAATTCTTCTGTAGAAAAATTAGATACTACAGGTGCTGGTGTAAAAGCAACAGTAAAAACAGCTAAAGGAGAAGAAATCCTTGAAGCAGACATCGTACTTTCTGCAGTTGGAATTAAAACAAACATCGAAAACATCGGATTAGAAGAAGTTGGTATTGCTGTAGACCGTGATAAAATTCTGGTAAACGCTTACAACCAAACTAATATCCCTGGTTACTACGCAATTGGAGACGTTACTCCGGGACAAGCTTTAGCTCACGTAGCTTCTGCTGAAGGAATCAACTGTGTGGAGAAAATTGCAGGTTTACACGTAGACCCAATTGACTACGGAAACGTTCCGGGTTGTACTTACGCAACTCCAGAAATCGCTTCTGTTGGTTTGACTGAAAAACAAGCAAAAGAAAAAGGATACGAATTAAAAATTGGTAAATTCCCGTTCTCTGCTTCAGGTAAAGCAAAAGCTTCCGGTAATTCAGACGGATTTGTAAAAGTAATCTTCGATGCTAAATACGGAGAATGGTTAGGATGTCACATGATTGGTGCCGGAGTTACAGATATGATTGCTGAGGCAGTTGTAGCTCGTAAACTGGAAACTACAGGTCACGAAATCTTAAAATCTATTCACCCTCACCCAACAATGAGTGAGGCGGTTATGGAAGCTGTTGCAGATGCATACGGCGAAGTAATTCACTTGTAA
- a CDS encoding CocE/NonD family hydrolase — protein MRHLFLIFLLTLTSLTTVFAQQTNPADTIYRIQDSVLIPTKSGIPISAIIVRKKANVQPLPAVLFYTTYYQGAGDAILGKRSADKDYVGIVAYARGIRGDLKNYVPYEHEGTDIYDIIDWISKQSWCDGKVGMLGGSYTGFSQWATAKNIHPALKTIVPQVAIMPGFDVPMENNVQSNIALNWPYQNIYKSQGISKNLPFEWFEKGSSYRSLDSLAGIPNPMFQKWLQHPAYDAYWKSVVPTPQEYAKINIPVLSTTGYYDGAQISSLQYFKRHNQYNKNANHYLVIGPYDHWSGQRKATPNLMGYEIDNVANISMGDLAYEWLDYILKNKPKPDLLKDKVNFQLMGKNEWKHVPSLNKINNDTLKLYLNTKTLTAKKPKQKGFEIQTVDFKDRENQNNYYTPKIIIDTLDVSGALVFKTDPFEKEFSINGSFLGNFYATINKKDMDVSLALYEILPNGKYFYLTRYVGRASYAKDNAKRQLLEPGKKESIPVNNTRFISKQISKGSQLLILVNINKHPFEIINYGSGKEVVDETIKDAGEPLQIKWHNDSFIKIPIWKN, from the coding sequence ATGAGACATTTATTTTTAATCTTTTTACTTACACTGACAAGTTTAACAACAGTTTTTGCGCAACAAACCAATCCTGCTGATACTATATACCGTATTCAGGACAGCGTTTTAATACCTACAAAGAGCGGAATCCCAATCTCGGCAATTATAGTTCGTAAAAAAGCAAATGTTCAACCATTACCTGCTGTGCTTTTTTACACGACCTATTATCAGGGAGCCGGTGATGCTATTCTTGGCAAAAGATCTGCCGACAAAGATTATGTCGGAATTGTCGCTTACGCCCGTGGTATCAGAGGCGACCTCAAGAACTATGTGCCCTACGAACACGAAGGAACGGACATCTATGACATTATAGATTGGATTAGTAAACAATCATGGTGTGACGGAAAAGTTGGAATGTTGGGAGGCAGTTATACCGGTTTTTCGCAATGGGCAACCGCAAAAAACATTCATCCCGCACTTAAAACCATTGTGCCACAAGTAGCAATAATGCCCGGTTTTGATGTACCAATGGAGAATAATGTTCAAAGTAATATCGCATTAAACTGGCCCTATCAAAATATATACAAATCGCAGGGCATAAGCAAAAATTTGCCTTTTGAATGGTTTGAAAAAGGAAGTTCCTACAGGAGTTTAGACAGTTTAGCCGGGATTCCAAATCCTATGTTTCAAAAATGGCTGCAACATCCTGCTTATGATGCCTATTGGAAATCAGTAGTACCAACACCACAGGAATACGCCAAAATAAACATTCCGGTTTTATCTACAACCGGATATTATGATGGTGCTCAGATTAGTTCTTTACAATACTTCAAACGGCACAACCAATACAACAAAAATGCCAACCATTATCTTGTAATTGGTCCTTATGACCATTGGAGCGGACAACGAAAAGCAACTCCAAATCTAATGGGCTACGAAATAGACAACGTTGCCAACATTAGCATGGGGGATCTTGCTTATGAATGGCTTGATTATATTCTAAAAAACAAACCCAAACCCGATCTGTTAAAAGACAAAGTCAACTTTCAGTTAATGGGGAAAAACGAATGGAAACACGTTCCTTCTTTAAATAAAATAAATAACGACACCCTAAAATTGTATCTCAACACTAAAACTTTGACAGCCAAAAAACCAAAACAGAAAGGTTTTGAAATTCAAACTGTTGATTTTAAAGATCGTGAAAATCAAAACAACTACTACACACCCAAAATTATTATTGATACACTAGATGTAAGCGGTGCTTTGGTTTTTAAAACAGACCCTTTTGAGAAAGAATTTTCAATAAATGGCTCCTTTCTTGGCAATTTTTATGCAACTATCAATAAAAAAGACATGGATGTTTCGTTGGCTTTATACGAGATACTCCCAAACGGAAAATATTTTTACTTAACGCGATATGTCGGCAGAGCCAGTTACGCAAAAGACAACGCCAAACGACAATTGTTAGAACCCGGCAAAAAAGAAAGCATTCCTGTCAACAACACCCGATTTATAAGCAAGCAAATTAGTAAAGGTAGTCAGCTTTTAATCTTGGTAAACATCAACAAACACCCATTTGAGATTATAAATTACGGCTCAGGAAAAGAAGTCGTGGACGAAACTATAAAGGATGCTGGCGAACCGTTACAGATAAAATGGCATAACGACAGTTTTATAAAAATTCCGATATGGAAAAACTAA
- a CDS encoding helix-turn-helix domain-containing protein: MRKNIKIGFSEIGGIYIGEDIQTEQHLHHAITIAVSFSEKFHFESGQQSVFCSGIIIQPNAIRKFINPYKSYVAFIHIDPFCSQGFNLTDKSETFKELSPSQTQNILEILRNWFSVNENNEKLTEELIVQIAAKIGIISNTVKMDSRIVQAIDLIRKSEKSTLKHVAASNNLSTYRLSHLFKEQTGMSFREFVLYSKLIKSLKAICDNQNFTQSSYSGGFSDQAHFTRTYFKAFGILPSRSVK, encoded by the coding sequence GTGAGAAAAAATATAAAAATAGGATTTTCGGAGATTGGCGGAATCTACATTGGAGAAGACATTCAAACTGAGCAGCACTTGCATCATGCTATTACCATAGCCGTTTCGTTTTCAGAAAAATTTCACTTTGAATCCGGACAACAGAGTGTTTTTTGTTCAGGAATAATTATTCAACCCAATGCCATTCGAAAATTCATCAATCCGTATAAGAGTTATGTTGCTTTTATTCATATTGATCCGTTTTGTAGTCAGGGATTCAATCTGACAGACAAAAGCGAAACTTTCAAAGAACTATCTCCTTCTCAAACACAAAACATCCTTGAAATCTTAAGGAACTGGTTTTCTGTCAATGAAAATAATGAGAAACTAACCGAAGAATTAATTGTCCAAATTGCTGCGAAAATCGGAATAATATCCAACACAGTTAAAATGGATTCACGAATTGTACAAGCTATTGATTTAATTCGGAAATCAGAAAAAAGTACTCTCAAGCATGTTGCAGCATCAAACAATTTATCTACTTACCGACTCTCCCATCTTTTTAAAGAACAAACCGGAATGTCGTTTAGAGAATTTGTATTGTATTCCAAATTGATAAAATCTTTAAAAGCGATATGCGACAATCAGAATTTCACACAATCTTCCTACTCAGGCGGGTTTTCTGATCAGGCACATTTTACAAGAACTTATTTTAAAGCTTTTGGCATTTTACCTTCGCGAAGTGTAAAATAG
- a CDS encoding VOC family protein, which produces MKTLVAYFTIKGRTEEALEFYEESFNGKTTFVQRFSETPYQVSDSYKNKIAHAEFKAENIHFYISDGFEKEDVNYGNGIGITINFDNPVEHKSVFEKLKVDGNITSDFFETTIETNLVCVLDKFGIHWYLNYIKV; this is translated from the coding sequence ATGAAAACATTAGTTGCTTATTTCACCATTAAAGGCAGAACAGAAGAAGCCTTAGAATTTTACGAAGAATCTTTTAACGGAAAAACAACGTTTGTACAACGGTTCTCTGAAACACCTTATCAAGTTTCGGATAGCTACAAAAACAAAATTGCTCACGCCGAATTTAAAGCCGAAAATATTCATTTTTATATCTCAGACGGATTTGAAAAAGAGGATGTAAATTATGGAAATGGTATCGGAATCACTATAAATTTTGACAATCCCGTTGAACATAAATCGGTATTCGAAAAACTAAAAGTTGACGGGAATATTACTTCTGACTTTTTTGAAACGACCATCGAAACCAATTTGGTTTGTGTACTGGATAAGTTTGGAATACATTGGTATCTGAACTACATAAAGGTATAA